Proteins co-encoded in one Ooceraea biroi isolate clonal line C1 chromosome 9, Obir_v5.4, whole genome shotgun sequence genomic window:
- the LOC105276205 gene encoding nuclear pore complex protein Nup93 has protein sequence MSDTGHADMLTTDTARLTADSGFSELLRSAEQLSAAVEGNEDLPQVERNLRQILEASNELWSRVTQTSTQDNEAQAHLLLGSLGIDLPQISQKLNSLSARRTFEPLEPIADTDVVSYLRNEKENAILSIIEQVHKDTFELTGAQQMEYMLGKWKQMRFEIINAMTAPSGELVDLRGAPQRTKLAGSMVSGLSNVEVAYVKELQNYNDHVLRGITRPSLFVAFLKASESFNDKKIVDLWQMVRCMIDIPPIPRKDQIKSRSTPATEQKIVSQAKKYLENRYRDFMNSIISENLVQAKRGGLPGTLPLVKSFVGLKVQSMRDLEDVVVEDKPLWPLVYYCMRSGDYRAALQCLDQCSVEFPKFKAALEEACDDPQQRASSRAESILKLHYRKQVRSVNDPYKRAAHCALVPCEPDDLHSEVIATADDYLWLKLCQVRDQEDSENKLTLDYLQTTISEIYGETYYHAHEQPFLYFSMLFLTGQFEAAIEFLATGAGARHLPHAVHLAAAMHEHNLLSVSQSVLAPLISVDPADKPPAKRLNFARLILLFVKRFELSDPKESLHYLFLLRCMKDPYNRNMFAAAAAEMVVDASPANRVLLVGRLEKDRRLPGILDQFQINSDDVINICAETLYRKGLLEDAVVMYDLAGNHDKVLTLMCTLLTQVVSQKGSPDSRRTRLQATAMDISTRYKDIAIQAPSEVVSSFYTLRNLMVFFDQFHNEQYQSALRTIADSKLLPLHVKDVDERVNALRRVSPEVAGTLADVLLATMTILYRQYQKLRSVEPGDEIAREQQLHDLREQARALTSFAGTLPYRMPNETNSKLVQMEILMH, from the exons ATGAGTGATACTGGTCACGCGGATATGTTGACCACCGACACCGCGCGACTGACAGCTGATTCCGGCTTCAGTGAATTGTTGAGATCGGCGGAACAGTTGTCCGCAGCTGTCGAGGGAAATGAGGATCTGCCGCAGGTCGAGAGGAATCTCCGGCAGATATTGGAGGCATCCAACGAACTGTGGTCTCGTGTCACGCAAACCAGCACTCAAGACAACGAGGCGCAAGC GCATCTTTTATTGGGTTCCTTGGGAATAGATTTGCCACAAATCTCGCAGAAATTGAACTCACTCAGTGCAAGGCGCACGTTTGAGCCCCTGGAACCTATCGCGGATACTGACGTTGTCAGTTATCTCAGAAATGAGAAGGAAAATGCAATCCTTTCCATCATCGAGCAGGTCCACAAGGAT ACATTTGAGCTTACCGGAGCTCAACAAATGGAGTATATGCTGGGCAAATGGAAGCAGATGCGTTTTGAGATAATAAACGCGATGACCGCACCGTCCGGTGAACTGGTGGATTTGCGTGGGGCGCCACAACGTACAAAGCTAGCTGGTTCGATGGTCAGCGGTCTCTCCAATGTAGAAGTTGCATACGTCAAGGAGCTGCAGAATTACAACGATCATGTGCTGAGGGGTATCACCCGGCCTAGCCTGTTCGTCGCGTTTCTCAAGGCCTCTGAGTCCTTTAACGACAAGAAGATCGTTGATTTATGGCAGATGGTGAGATGCATGATCGATATTCCGCCAATACCGAGGAAAGATCAGATCAAGTCTAGAAGCACTCCAGCGACCGAACAGAAGATCGTCTCGCAAGCCAAGAAGTATCTGGAAAACCGATACAGGGACTTCATGAATTCGATAATCAGTGAGAATCTCGTACAGGCGAAACGCGGTGGCCTTCCGGGTACCTTACCTCTGGTCAAGAGCTTCGTGGGTCTCAAAGTGCAAAGCATGAGGGATCTGGAGGACGTCGTGGTCGAGGACAAGCCACTGTGGCCCTTGGTGTACTACTGCATGCGATCCGGCGACTACAGAGCCGCGTTGCAGTGCCTGGACCAGTGCAGCGTGGAGTTTCCGAAATTCAAGGCGGCTCTCGAGGAAGCTTGCGACGATCCGCAGCAGCGTGCGAGCAGCCGCGCGGAATCCATTCTCAAACTGCATTACAGGAAACAAGTGCGATCTGTCAACGATCCGTACAAGAGGGCGGCACACTGTGCGTTAGTACCCTGCGAGCCGGACGACCTACATTCCGAAGTTATAGCCACTGCCGACGATTATTTGTGGTTGAAACTGTGTCAAGTGAGAGATCAGGAAGACTCCGAGAACAAACTCACGTTGGATTACTTGCAGACCACAATCTCGGAAATATACG GGGAAACTTACTATCACGCACATGAACAGCCATTTTTGTATTTCTCGATGTTGTTCCTGACCGGACAGTTCGAAGCGGCAATAGAATTTTTAGCGACAGGTGCCGGTGCGAGACATCTGCCGCATGCGGTGCACCTCGCGGCGGCTATGCACGAGCACAATTTGTTGTCCGTCAGTCAGAGCGTTCTAGCGCCTCTGATAAGCGTAGATCCCGCCGATAAGCCACCAGCGAAAAGACTGAATTTCGCCAGACTGATACTGTTGTTCGTTAAGAGATTCGAGTTGTCAGACCCGAAAGAGAGTcttcactatttatttttattgag ATGTATGAAGGATCCGTATAATCGTAACATGTTCGCCGCGGCCGCCGCGGAAATGGTAGTAGACGCTTCTCCCGCGAACCGCGTCTTGCTAGTCGGCAGGCTCGAGAAGGATCGGAGATTGCCAGGAATCTTGGATCAATTCCAGATCAATTCGGACGACGTGATTAATATCTGTGCGGAAACGTTGTACAGGAAAGGTCTGCTGGAAGACGCGGTCGTCATGTACGACCTGGCTGGTAATCACGACAAGGTTCTCACTTTGATGTGCACGCTTCTGACGCAAGTGGTCAGCCAGAAGGGATCGCCCGACTCCCGCAGAACGCGATTACAAGCTACAGCTATGGATATCAGTACAAG ATACAAAGACATCGCGATTCAAGCACCCTCCGAAGTGGTGTCTTCGTTCTATACCTTGAGGAACCTCATGGTGTTCTTTGATCAGTTCCACAACGAGCAGTATCAGAGTGCCCTTAGG ACGATCGCGGACTCGAAGTTGTTGCCTCTCCACGTGAAGGACGTCGACGAAAGAGTGAACGCTCTACGTCGAGTGTCGCCCGAAGTTGCTGGCACGTTGGCCGACGTTCTCCTGGCCACTATGACAATATTATACAGGCAGTATCAGAAACTGCGATCGGTAGAACCGGGCGATGAGATCGCGAGGGAGCAGCAGCTGCACGACCTCCGCGAACAGGCCCGAGCGTTAACGAGCTTCGCGGGCACCTTGCCGTACCGTATGCCAAACGAAACCAACAGCAAACTTGTACAGATGGAGATCCTTATGCATTAA
- the LOC105276207 gene encoding ADP-ribosylation factor-like protein 2-binding protein: protein MDSCALSSPEDDEGQISKSDEDCSFDEIIGHIEDLLLEKEFQDLQQRFLEKYWDVFEPVEDNKLIYTDIFNEYNKAVEAYIVGYLRKLMPQFTLDVLLHQLNEKQTELEGEVFEVLSTITDFLAFKEMFLDYRAVKEGKVEDLSCGISITPLKICDAEQHSPR, encoded by the exons ATGG aTAGCTGTGCTTTGTCGAGTCCAGAAGACGACGAAGGCCAAATTTCGAAGAGCGATGAGGATTGCTCgtttgatgaaataattggGCACATCGAAGATTTGCTGCTAG AGAAAGAATTCCAAGACCTGCAGCAGAGATTCTTAGAAAAGTACTGGGACGTTTTCGAGCCAGTGGAGgacaacaaattaatttacactGATATATTCAATGAATAC AATAAAGCTGTAGAGGCGTACATCGTGGGGTATCTCCGGAAGCTTATGCCACAGTTCACGCTAGACGTTCTCTTGCATCAATTAAa CGAGAAGCAAACCGAGCTGGAAGGTGAAGTCTTTGAAGTACTCTCAACAATAACAGACTTTCTGGCCTTTAAGGAGATGTTCCTTGATTACAGAGCA GTAAAAGAGGGTAAAGTTGAAGATCTCAGCTGTGGAATATCAATAACACCTCTGAAAATCTGCGATGCGGAACAGCACTCGCCGAGGTAA